Proteins from a single region of Drosophila biarmipes strain raj3 chromosome 3R, RU_DBia_V1.1, whole genome shotgun sequence:
- the LOC108025249 gene encoding protein claret segregational produces MESRLPKPSALKRPQMPVKTILPTDRIRAGGTAGFGGATGGSTFSVNQTYCGNLLPPLSRDLSNLPQVLERRAGAGARAASPEPVKMGNRAKLRRSRSACDINELRGNKRTAAAPSLPSIPSKVSRLGSTLTAPGQKPGRPGVSATATASTAAKRPAVTRPAPRAAAPAATKKPTGGGASATAGGASAAPAKRIAPYDFKARFHDLLEKHKALKTKYEKQTEDMGELESMPTQLEEAQNKLYETENSLKNTLTDNECLQRQVKQHTKNIETITSSLGRTKEELSELQAIHEKVKTEHAALSKEVVHLRQRTEELLRSNEQQAAELETCKEQLFQSNMERKELHNTVMDLRGNIRVFCRIRPPLESEENRMCCTWTYHDEATVELQSIDAQAKSKMGQQIFSFDQVFHPLSSQSDIFEMVSPLIQSALDGYNICIFAYGQTGSGKTYTMDGVADNVGVIPRTVDLLFDSIRGYRNLGWEYEIKATFLEIYNEVLYDLLSNEQKDMEIRMAKNNKNDIYVSNITEETVLDPNHLRHLMHTAKMNRATASTAGNERSSRSHAVTKLELIGRHAEKQEISVGSINLVDLAGSESPKTSTRMTETKNINRSLSELTNVILALLQKQDYIPYRNSKLTHLLMPSLGGNSKTLMFINVSPFQDCFQESVKSLRFAASVNSCKMTKAKRNRYLNSSVANNSTQSNSSSSFDK; encoded by the exons ATGGAATCCCGATTGCCGAAGCCATCGGCCCTTAAGAGACCGCAGATGCCGGTGAAAACCATTCTGCCCACAGATCGCATTCGCGCAGGAGGCACTGCAGGATTCGGAGGAGCTACTGGCGGCAGTACCTTCAGTGTCAACCAGACGTACTGCGGGAACTTGCTGCCCCCCCTGTCCAGGGACCTCAGCAATCTTCCCCAGGTGCTGGAGCGCCGCGCAGGAGCAGGAG CACGTGCCGCCTCGCCGGAGCCCGTAAAGATGGGCAATCGGGCCAAGCTAAGACGCAGTCGGAGCGCCTGCGACATCAACGAACTGCGCGGAAACAAACgcacagctgctgctcctagTTTGCCCAGCATTCCCAGCAAAGTCTCCCGCCTAGGCAGCACTTTAACTGCCCCCGGCCAGAAGCCCGGACGTCCGGGGGTCTCCGCAACAGCCACTGCTTCCACAGCTGCCAAAAGACCAGCAGTAACGCGTCCTGCTCCTCGAGCTGCCGCGCCTGCAGCCACCAAAAAACCCACAGGGGGAGGGGCATCCGCAACAGCCGGAGGCGCTTCTGCAGCCCCAGCCAAGCGTATCGCACCCTATGACTTCAAGGCCCGCTTCCATGATCTTCTGGAGAAGCATAAAGCGCTGAAAACCAAGTACGAGAAGCAAACGGAGGACATGGGAGAGCTGGAGTCCATGCCCACGCAACTGGAGGAGGCACAGAACAAACTCTACGAGACGGAGAACTCGCTGAAGAACACACTCACCGACAACGAGTGTCTCCAGCGGCAAGTGAAGCAGCATACCAAGAATATAGAGACGATCACCTCGTCGCTGGGCAGGACTAAAGAGGAGCTCTCTGAGCTGCAGGCAATACATGAG AAAGTAAAAACGGAGCATGCTGCTCTGAGCAAAGAAGTTGTTCATCTGCGCCAGCGCACCGAGGAACTGCTGCGCAGCAATGAGCAACAGGCCGCCGAGCTGGAGACGTGCAAGGAGCAGCTCTTCCAGTCGAACATGGAGCGCAAGGAGCTGCACAACACGGTGATGGATCTGCGCGGCAACATCCGCGTCTTCTGTCGAATACGACCGCCGCTGGAGTCCGAGGAGAACCGTATGTGCTGCACCTGGACGTACCACGACGAGGCCACGGTGGAGCTGCAAAGCATCGATGCGCAGGCCAAGAGCAAGATGGGCCAACAGATCTTCTCCTTCGACCAGGTCTTCCATCCGCTCTCCTCCCAGTCGGACATTTTCGAGATGGTCTCCCCGCTCATCCAGTCGGCTCTGGATGGCTACAACATATGCATCTTTGCctacggacagacgggcagTGGCAAGACCTACACGATGGACGGAGTGGCAGACAATGTGGGCGTCATTCCTCGCACGGTTGACCTCCTTTTTGACTCCATTCGGGGCTACCGCAATCTGGGCTGGGAGTACGAGATCAAGGCCACATTTCTGGAAATCTACAACGAGGTGCTGTACGATCTGCTGAGCAACGAGCAAAAGGATATGGAGATTCGGATGGCCAAGAACAACAAGAACGATATCTACGTGTCCAACATTACGGAGGAGACTGTGCTGGATCCCAACCATCTGCGCCATCTGATGCACACGGCCAAGATGAACAGAGCCACGGCCTCAACGGCTGGCAACGAGCGGTCCTCCCGCTCCCACGCTGTTACCAAGCTGGAGCTGATAGGTCGCCATGCCGAGAAGCAGGAGATCTCGGTTGGATCCATAAATCTGGTGGATTTGGCCGGATCTGAATCTCCCAAGACGAGCACCCGCATGACCGAGACGAAGAACATCAACCGCTCGCTCTCGGAGCTCACCAACGTGATCCTGGCGCTGCTGCAGAAGCAGGATTACATCCCGTACCGCAACTCCAAGCTGACCCACCTCTTGATGCCCTCGCTGGGCGGCAACTCCAAGACCCTCATGTTCATCAATGTATCGCCGTTCCAGGACTGTTTCCAGGAGTCGGTGAAATCCCTGCGCTTCGCCG
- the LOC108025248 gene encoding uncharacterized protein LOC108025248 has protein sequence MSGQAELKELGMFELRPLITNISCKLSAVTAGLDEKQFLCLVTDENEILLRYISASSGQEVVKMISWFRNRVIHDVCFDPAGTWLLVLCFDNTLHIVPALALVDKSHGLSACSLYSTTQVTSYIIPFVGPHECPNSKKCPNHSAGLGEQPPTVEQVAENMEQVRLQEGEQDQENEPLGHDLPEHMLVRNSGPEESGLQTPQQPQLPTIDATGNSQVMATSFMASKTCPYPLSVVWWKTNSGQNRAIIGYSDGSICFVGLSPNCPMIASTAIENGSVMRLVICKDKAYDGVMLLITSSLKQQYKLLLEQKAIKYVYPGDSSPTTREGAWQIVMSVQEKQQMAATGARQSNSSDPASDSSQLEEDVFAPPSSEDAACSSQATAPADSTTVPASIAEGSVINADEPPPPAPPSYSEAVARQSGEQGGVRFQQQQLPAGSMDGILPATRARLASLKSLGTKKLQAIKMRLSDQRQKFDEFMPDSTMGSFAIMDSPSVTPEPLGTTTGSFYTIQNLRSTFLLSALHSNSHSLTVHSIDISLKPLFVYKIPKHTQEILISSNILYGIHYVDLHCRSDSAISTAASSLEDPLVANTDKENRDADIEKLEQADVSAQKSDTTSATTTATSSLDQSEMPSNAINAVSVISSAMASLHTSDEDRFNNMAQLGLFRFEHETVLHLYQMAQYRNPAAQPETLTKEEKAKAFELKDIHTPMDYIQFYETADVSSEFSLRQMEIMQSEFPKINYDPSYVITNKNVYTIQLRKEPFELFLDAALQNEFNQCRDFCNTFDLSFEQCIEFAGDYLLRRKKITQALLTYNKARVKPIRTALKLAMYGHTYALMQLSAMALKSTYLLRSRYLGHPLLKGILSDITYRHSEDVRVILPEKQEQEDVISGAVCSDYHYGVDESISALQMSPSSQFHLANLLLITMAEKAVNDKNYIPLWNFLVTNSKYHTNMTSIVLCQSGLFSSAIILAKIRGVCLDTFNALISVVAQEFGWYNELNVCLYNLSENIFMETITYLPHVSMDYFAFIQEKLDHIRPCVLQRLAKQLNPFSAALRPIVSHNSDCAISNDNNPQLFEFCKSLVETYLAVLIHMESQRVKRDSIVNALSNFRINYEDNQFAIESSRFKPISAGCAYCACVVDGTAYFWGSSGIPSYYSAQKSTEPPEPAHAVKSLDLLSQLNLQVHAIKCGRQHTLILTNNGVYSVGNNNLCQLGIGRHMQMALQPMLVTALDGMNITMLEAGQYHNAAVADGKLYMWGWGVYGQLGQGSCENIATPQLVTFFKFKKIVQISLGHAHTLVLCRGAPNRSYMEANYCGNELFVFGSNHFGQLGTGNSDHGGDTKTNLPVRLDVGGCSLRLIHTKFFTNLAVDEDDRLFTWGSSPQALRLANQIKRRANAKQKLEENQQRELLSKQLEATLMPAPIPTTSTLVEPTTSYAAVVAGATPKATSETKDCQQGQNEAAPSDAREVIAPREPEILKMAPPPAAAPAPEPDPTEHLTPHLVDTSEVAGQILQISSGLFHFCLISSSCTLYTWGKNLEHQLGTEDKDRRAVLKPSPIDSIERPMYVDCGADFTLVMTTDHIVRAFGGNSNGQCGRDLGASLERMRQRVVCLPTTKRLMRFESQCVEAPVEINLPRPRIRLDHDPVRYLKVMPPYQPHFLQPANISFDQCYSVGTANYKSSTEHAATGQDSDDMLSSLENLSQNDASFSYNAPVLGEAHSSLDMDYTPEEQSYVPLPTEVVGPGMPANAEQLLGRDDDDGSTYTQSTEGLEDSSLQQLRHYIHYCLYAFHGLYNPDKIGECSRPNRNEYRIRICMLNFRFVEAFRLCLHSCDSAQRTLKLFEYFSKDTGYVPLRRSDLKHLIYHLCLHFLERKFDMLECERFFMGDLDYYLLELAYVFYFNNNNSTLEQNLNQKFKQLIAAADSNQAATSTGQEHQQQQLQDTDVIFDSFTVKFKTILCQRLLSYSDCEAAN, from the exons ATGTCGGGGCAGGCGGAGCTCAAGGAGCTGGGCATGTTCGAACTGCGCCCGCTGATCACCAACATCAGTTGCAAGCTGTCCGCGGTGACGGCTGGCCTGGATGAAAAGCAGTTCCTGTGCCTGGTCACCGATGAAAACGAGATCCTTTTGCGCTACATCAGCGCCTCCTCCGGCCAGGAGGTGGTCAAGATGATATCCTGGTTCCGCAACCGCGTCATCCACGACGTCTGCTTCGATCCGGCGGGCACTTGGCTCCTGGTGCTAT GTTTCGACAACACACTGCACATTGTGCCCGCCCTGGCGCTGGTGGACAAGTCCCATGGACTCTCCGCCTGCTCGCTGTACAGCACCACCCAGGTCACCTCCTACATCATACCCTTCGTGGGTCCACACGAGTGCCCCAACTCGAAGAAGTGTCCCAATCACTCGGCGGGTCTAGGCGAGCAGCCGCCCACAGTGGAGCAGGTGGCCGAGAACATGGAGCAGGTGCGGCTGCAGGAGGGTGAGCAGGACCAGGAGAACGAGCCACTGGGTCACGATCTGCCTGAGCACATGCTGGTGCGGAATAGCGGACCAGAGGAGTCGGGACTCCAAACACCACAGCAACCGCAGCTGCCGACAATCGATGCCACTGGCAACAGCCAGGTGATGGCCACCTCTTTCATGGCGTCCAAGACCTGCCCCTATCCCCTGTCCGTCGTCTGGTGGAAAACCAACAGCGGCCAGAACAGGGCCATCATCGGCTACTCGGACGGATCCATCTGCTTTGTGGGCCTTAGTCCCAACTGCCCCATGATTGCGAGCACTGCCATTGAGAACGGATCTGTGATGCGCCTGGTTATCTGCAAGGACAAGGCCTATGATGGCGTCATGCTGCTG ATAACCTCCTCGCTGAAGCAGCAGTATAAGCTCCTGCTGGAGCAAAAGGCAATCAAGTACGTTTATCCTGGAGACAGTTCCCCAACGACCCGCGAAGGAGCCTGGCAAATCGTAATGTCCGTGCAGGAAAAGCAGCAAATGGCAGCTACGGGCGCCAGACAAAGCAATAGTTCCGATCCGGCCTCGGACAGCAGCCAGCTGGAGGAGGATGTTTTTGCACCGCCGTCCAGCGAGGATGCAGCCTGCAGTAGTCAAGCGACGGCCCCCGCAGACTCGACCACCGTCCCGGCGTCCATCGCAGAGGGTTCAGTAATAAACGCAGATGAGCCACCACCGCCGGCGCCGCCTTCTTACAGCGAGGCAGTGGCGCGGCAAAGCGGGGAGCAAGGAGGCGTTCGCttccagcaacagcaactgccaGCGGGCAGCATGGATGGCATTCTGCCCGCCACCAGAGCCCGCCTGGCCTCGCTCAAGAGCCTGGGAACCAAGAAGCTGCAGGCCATCAAGATGCGACTCTCCGATCAGCGGCAAAAGTTCGATGAAT TTATGCCGGACTCGACGATGGGCTCGTTTGCAATCATGGATTCGCCCTCGGTGACGCCAGAGCCACTGGGCACCACCACCGGCTCCTTTTACACCATACAGAACCTGCGCAGCACCTTCCTTTTGAGTGCCCTGCACAGCAATAGCCACAGCTTGACCGTGCACAGCATCGACATCAGTCTGAAGCCGCTGTTCGTTTACAAGATCCCCAAGCACACCCAGGAAATACTCATCAGCTCCAACATACTCTACGGCATACACTACGTGGACCTGCACTGCCGCAGCGATTCGGCCATTTCCACGGCGGCATCGTCGCTGGAGGATCCTCTGGTGGCCAATACGGATAAAGAGAACCGGGATGCGGACATTGAGAAGCTGGAGCAGGCGGACGTGAGTGCCCAGAAAAGCGATACGACCAGCGCCACGACCACGGCCACCTCGAGTCTGGATCAAAGCGAGATGCCTAGTAACGCCATAAATGCCGTCAGCGTGATCAGCAGCGCCATGGCCTCTCTGCATACCTCCGATGAAGAT CGCTTCAATAATATGGCTCAGTTAGGTCTCTTTCGCTTCGAGCATGAAACTGTGCTGCATTTATATCAGATGGCACAGTATCGCAATCCCGCCGCCCAACCAGAGACCCTAACCAAAGAGGAGAAGGCCAAGGCCTTTGAGCTGAAGGACATTCACACGCCTATGGATTATATCCAGTTTTATGAGACGGCGGATGTGAGCAGTGAGTTTTCGCTGCGGCAAATGGAGATAATGCAGTCTGAGTTTCCGAAGATCAACTATGATCCGAGCTATGTGATCACCAATAAGAATGTTTACACAATACAGCTGAG GAAGGAGCCCTTTGAATTGTTTCTGGATGCCGCCTTGCAGAACGAGTTTAACCAGTGCCGCGACTTCTGCAACACCTTCGACCTCTCCTTCGAGCAGTGCATCGAGTTTGCCGGGGATTACCTGCTGAGGCGTAAGAAGATCACACAGGCGTTGCTCACGTACAACAAGGCGCGTGTGAAACCGATACGCACAGCTCTGAAACTGGCCATGTACGGACATACCTACGCCCTGATGCAGCTGAGTGCTATGGCCCTAAAGTCCACATATCTGCTGCGATCGCGGTACTTGGGGCATCCGCTGCTTAAAGGAATTCTAAGCGACATTACCTACCGACACTCGGAGGATGTGCGTGTGATCCTGCCCGAGaaacaggagcaggaggatGTAATCAGCGGCGCCGTCTGCAGCGATTATCACTATGGCGTGGACGAGTCTATTAGCGCTCTTCAAATGTCACCTTCATCGCAGTTCCATTTGGCCAACCTGCTGCTCATTACGATGGCCGAGAAGGCAGTGAACGATAAAAACTACATACCGCTGTG gaactTCCTGGTGACGAATAGCAAGTATCACACCAACATGACGAGCATAGTTCTCTGCCAAAGTGGACTCTTCTCGTCGGCCATTATATTGGCCAAGATACGGGGCGTCTGTCTGGACACTTTCAATGCCCTGATCAGCGTGGTGGCCCAGGAGTTTGGGTGGTACAACGAGCTCAACGTGTGCCTGTACAATCTGAGCGAGAATATATTTATGGAGACAATAACTTACTTGCCGCACGTGTCCATGGATTACTTTGCTTTCATCCAGGAGAAGCTGGATCATATCAGGCCTTGTGTGTTGCAG CGCCTGGCGAAGCAACTGAATCCTTTTTCTGCCGCTCTACGACCCATTGTATCCCACAACAGTGATTGCGCGATATCGAACGACAATAATCCGCAGTTGTTTGAGTTTTGCAAGAGTCTTGTTGAAACTTACTTGGCCGTGCTCATACATATGGAATCCCAGCGAGTGAAGCGTGACTCTATTGTAAATGCTTTATCAAATTTCCGTATCAACTATGAAGACAATCAG TTTGCCATTGAATCATCACGCTTCAAACCGATCTCAGCTGGTTGTGCCTACTGCGCCTGTGTGGTGGATGGAACCGCCTACTTCTGGGGCTCCAGCGGCATTCCCAGTTACTATAGTGCTCAAAAGTCAACAG AGCCGCCTGAGCCTGCGCATGCTGTGAAAAGTCTGGACCTCCTTTCCCAGCTCAATTTGCAAGTGCACGCCATCAAGTGTGGACGACAGCACACACTTATTCTAACTAATAATGGC GTCTATTCCGTGGGAAATAACAATCTCTGCCAGCTTGGTATTGGGCGGCACATGCAGATGGCCTTGCAACCGATGCTGGTGACGGCATTGGATGGCATGAATATAACCATGCTCGAGGCGGGTCAATATCACAACGCGGCCGTCGCGGATGGCAAGCTCTATATGTGGGG ATGGGGCGTCTATGGCCAGCTGGGGCAGGGCAGCTGCGAGAACATAGCTACACCACAACTAGTCACTTTTTTCAAGTTTAAG AAAATTGTACAAATATCGCTGGGCCATGCCCACACCTTGGTGCTGTGCCGCGGAGCACCCAACAGAAGCTACATGGAGGCTAACTACTGCGGCAACGAGCTCTTCGTGTTCGGCTCCAACCACTTTGGCCAGCTGGGCACCGGCAATAGCGACCACGGAGGCGACACCAAGACGAATCTGCCAGTGCGCCTGGATGTGGGCGGCTGCAGCCTAAGACTGATACACACCAAATTTTTTACCAAT TTAGCTGTAGACGAAGACGATCGTCTGTTCACTTGGGGCAGCTCACCGCAAGCCTTGCGTCTGGCCAATCAAATCAAGCGTCGCGCCAATGCCAAGCAGAAGTTGGAGGAGAACCAGCAGCGGGAGCTGTTGAGCAAGCAGCTGGAGGCCACTCTGATGCCGGCACCCATACCGACTACCAGCACCCTGGTGGAGCCCACCACTTCCtatgcggcggtggtggccggtgccactccgaaGGCCACCAGCGAGACCAAAGATTGCCAGCAGGGGCAGAACGAGGCTGCGCCATCAGATGCTAGGGAAGTGATTGCCCCTCGAGAGCCGGAAATACTTAAAATGGCACCACCGCCAGCCGCAGCTCCGGCACCCGAACCGGATCCCACGGAGCACCTGACGCCTCACCTGGTGGACACCAGCGAGGTGGCGGGACAAATTCTGCAG ATCTCCAGTGGCTTGTTCCACTTTTGCCTGATCTCGTCCAGCTGCACGCTCTACACGTGGGGCAAGAACCTGGAACACCAACTGGGCACCGAGGACAAGGATCGCCGGGCGGTGCTCAAGCCCTCGCCCATCGATAGTATCGAGCGTCCTATGTACGTGGACTGCGGCGCGGACTTTACACTGGTCATGACCACCGATCACATTGTGCGAGCCTTTGGCGGCAACTCAAACGGTCAGTGCGGCCGAGATTTGGGTGCCAGTCTGGAGAGGATGCGTCAGAGGGTGGTGTGCCTGCCGACAACCAAGCGACTGATGCGTTTCGAAAGCCAGTGCGTGGAAGCGCCGGTGGAGATCAACCTGCCAAGGCCCCGCATCCGATTGGACCACGATCCAGTCAGATATCTTAAGGTTATGCCACCATATCAGCCGCACTTCCTGCAGCCGGCAAACATAAGCTTCGATCAGTGCTACTCGGTGGGCACTGCGAACTACAAGAGCAGCACGGAGCACGCGGCCACCGGTCAGGACTCGGACGACATGCTGAGCAGCCTCGAGAACCTGAGTCAGAACGATGCCAGCTTCTCCTACAATGCTCCGGTGCTGGGCGAGGCCCACAGTTCGCTGGACATGGACTACACGCCCGAGGAGCAGAGCTACGTTCCGCTGCCCACGGAGGTCGTGGGCCCTGGGATGCCTGCAAATGCAGAGCAGTTGCTGGGCCGAGATGACGACGACGGTAGCACCTACACGCAGAGCACCGAGGGACTGGAGGACTCGtcgctgcagcagctgcgccACTACATCCACTACTGCCTGTACGCCTTTCACGGGTTGTATAATCCCGACAAAATTGGCGAGTGCTCCCGTCCAAACCGCAACGAGTACCGCATACGCATCTGCATGCTCAACTTTCGATTCGTGGAGGCCTTTCGGCTGTGCCTGCACAGCTGCGATTCCGCCCAGCGCACCCTCAAGCTGTTTGAGTACTTCAGCAAGGACACGGGCTATGTGCCGCTGAGGAGATCCGATCTGAAGCACCTCATCTACCACCTGTGTCTGCACTTCCTGGAGCGCAAGTTCGATATGCTCGAGTGCGAGCGCTTCTTCATGGGCGATCTGGACTACTACCTGCTGGAGCTGGCCTACGTCTTCTacttcaacaacaacaactcaaCGCTGGAGCAGAATCTCAATCAGAAGTTCAAGCAGCTGATCGCCGCGGCGGACAGTAACCAGGCGGCCACGTCCACGGGACaggagcaccagcagcagcagctgcaggacACCGACGTTATATTCGATAGCTTTACGGTCAAGTTCAAGACGATCCTGTGCCAGCGCCTGCTGAGCTACTCGGACTGCGAGGCTGCCAATTAG
- the LOC108025250 gene encoding vacuolar protein sorting-associated protein 16B, with product MDLQFDDYWNRSSRAAFSFDDEDEVDLAPELASNGILADDTISEASFNNSATLNLSIKSILSEEALKLVLQEQTLDDRVLPKGVSPEEELKLLRRQLQSTLYSPNLEATAQKLLQGKTAPLEMFKSLQEKQQLLDTLMAQGGAHAVITVLLFLKRTLNTAQFHGILRERPKALEQYLSYLKESGDLASHIELLQRFGRHQEAALKQFQAALAAGDVSTRKKHLQLLVDAYATAGVGVIPLYEQVFHAALKMQQLMEKENGLSKMLRDQPTPIEVLYACCQANSNWKEQDMLKPVSPQRFAADQQISPAQYEWTALNERAQAQAYADLECIFERVPSWHPLKTKQFHISFDLTLAVLRLYELQAPSTVLQLFLSKMGNSGEKLALAQRVKCIKAVIDAMAGLKQQQELQQLKDTLPERSEEQFYCENALKSLQSKRWTTDNIKLKL from the coding sequence atggaTTTGCAATTCGACGATTATTGGAACCGATCCTCCCGAGCGGCGTTCAGCTtcgacgacgaggacgaggtgGACCTCGCCCCGGAACTGGCCAGCAATGGAATCCTCGCTGACGACACCATTTCGGAGGCCAGTTTCAACAACAGTGCCACCCTGAATCTCTCGATCAAGTCCATTCTAAGTGAAGAGGCCCTGAAACTTGTGCTCCAGGAGCAGACACTGGACGACCGGGTCCTGCCCAAGGGCGTCTcgccggaggaggagctgaAGCTGCTGCGCCGCCAACTCCAGAGCACCCTTTACAGTCCCAATCTGGAGGCCACGGCGCAGAAGTTACTGCAGGGAAAGACGGCTCCGTTGGAGATGTTCAAGTCCCTGCAGGAGAAGCAACAGCTGCTGGACACCCTGATGGCCCAGGGAGGTGCCCACGCCGTCATTACTGTGCTGCTGTTCCTCAAGAGAACCCTTAACACGGCGCAGTTTCATGGCATTCTCAGGGAGCGTCCCAAGGCCTTAGAGCAGTACCTGAGCTATCTCAAGGAAAGCGGTGACCTGGCCAGTCACATCGAGCTACTGCAGCGATTTGGGCGCCACCAGGAGGCGGCCCTCAAGCAATTCCAGGCTGCTCTTGCTGCAGGTGATGTGAGCACCAGGAAGAAGCATCTCCAGCTCCTGGTAGATGCCTACGCCACTGCGGGCGTGGGTGTGATACCTCTCTACGAACAGGTCTTCCATGCTGCCCTCAAGATGCAGCAGCTGATGGAGAAGGAGAACGGGCTGAGCAAGATGCTCCGCGATCAGCCCACGCCCATTGAGGTGCTCTATGCGTGCTGCCAGGCCAACAGCAACTGGAAGGAGCAGGACATGCTAAAGCCCGTGTCTCCCCAGCGATTTGCGGCGGATCAGCAAATATCCCCGGCCCAGTACGAGTGGACTGCTTTGAACGAAAGGGCACAGGCACAGGCCTATGCGGATCTGGAGTGTATATTCGAGCGAGTGCCCAGCTGGCATCCGCTGAAGACCAAGCAGTTCCACATCAGCTTCGATCTGACTCTGGCCGTTCTTCGACTCTACGAGCTGCAGGCTCCGTCAACCGTTCTGCAGCTATTCCTCTCCAAGATGGGCAACAGCGGGGAGAAACTGGCGCTGGCCCAGCGGGTGAAGTGCATCAAGGCGGTCATCGATGCCATGGCCGGGctaaagcagcagcaggagctgcagcagctcaAGGACACCCTGCCGGAGCGATCCGAGGAGCAGTTCTACTGCGAGAACGCCCTGAAAAGCCTGCAGAGCAAGCGATGGACCACTGACAACATCAAGCTCAAACTCTAG
- the LOC108025118 gene encoding trypsin-1, whose product MIYKWLLLFLHIFRCLGLENRPDPRIVGGFPADIANIPYIVSVQLFGIHHCGGSIVDNHTILTAAHCLNGVSHRLLRVKVGGTSRYRQDGQLFSVAGLQIHDKFNAKTMDYDIGIIRLAKNLTLSNKVKAIPVNPKRVADGTYATIAGWGFKSMNGPPSDSLRYARVPIVNQTACRNLLGKSVTDRMLCAGYLQGGTDACQMDSGGPLSVREQLVGIVSWGVGCALADKPGVYSRLDALYPWLDQVLNKGN is encoded by the exons ATGATCTACAAGTGGTTGTTACTTTTCCTTCATATTTTTCGGTGTCTGGGCCTGGAGAACCGCCCAGATCCCCGCATAGTTGGCGGCTTTCCAGCTGATATTGCCAACATTCCGTACATAGTATCCGTACAATTGTTCGGCATACACCACTGCGGTGGCTCTATAGTAGATAACCATACCATTCTCACTGCCGCCCATTGCCTAAACGGAGTTTCCCATCGCCTGCTGAGGGTTAAGGTTGGAGGAACGTCGAGATATCGCCAAGATGGGCAACTGTTCTCGGTGGCCGGTCTGCAGATCCACGATAAGTTCAATGCCAAGACTATGGACTATGATATTGGCATAATCCGGCTGGCCAAAAACCTCACCTTGTCCAATAAG GTAAAGGCCATTCCTGTGAACCCCAAGAGAGTGGCCGATGGCACCTATGCTACCATAGCTGGCTGGGGCTTCAAGTCCATGAATGGTCCGCCATCGGATAGCTTGAGATATGCCCGGGTTCCCATCGTTAACCAGACAGCCTGCAGAAACCTGCTGGGGAAGAGCGTGACCGACCGGATGCTCTGTGCAGGATACCTTCAAGGAGGCACGGATGCCTGCCAGATGGACTCGGGGGGACCGCTGTCAGTGAGGGAGCAACTGGTGGGCATTGTGTCCTGGGGAGTTGGGTGCGCCTTGGCCGATAAGCCAGGCGTCTACTCCCGCCTCGATGCACTGTATCCCTGGCTAGACCAGGTCTTAAATAAAGGAAACTAA